The Cydia pomonella isolate Wapato2018A chromosome 20, ilCydPomo1, whole genome shotgun sequence genome contains a region encoding:
- the LOC133529137 gene encoding uncharacterized protein LOC133529137: protein MWWRAVLVFSLAIINNISAQDDNNATETQTTLCCPCPPGVTGVPVDAAASTLAPGAVAVARGADGVDGVDDCPCRARDADSEGAASLFFPNAVRSFGNVMRPDPKEESKPLLHPEVGLASSVLETLREATDEEYRDALERDATRTAVDVASLADLIDGTPEEARNVVTVIVSPRDMDDSDAIPEASHVQETRCIHSLLGNSKNSLSYRTPSKGLEDILNLPLPSGMLHRQRDSGFAASDVHESVVTADDNLNTLLPGLKLKVKPNLLSLDPKTITENINNILSGANSESNEMENADTRDSLSGQISSEVFEVNNDILMENNFNRQSDRQNDLDCNTSPSINQETIADKSAKYTGPLQSLLFGRNNDEKPGLSFPLKNLLKLRDVELIPLDVLNNKPKTKINIPSLKLHPLQKTEARQPVKLTTKPSKITTVLNKLNKSKSANIQIIPKRKPVATDILDAVPSPSDDNCVRLKPETNKSVGVDMEQLEDSLLDSSTETGEIGNERADDLIAKSTDIITSNSAEVVQLKSSEIFQDEEVDDSEDFHIIDDTQTLESESDTQIISQEDISDVAPGSVDLSEINEAEDRSNSVPVILHPLKSLEEIRRSVVEELEALQKSNINALDSIKHNVEEISPLGDSAETRNQGSEENIDQISNVESTFISPTSGNPIEEGLQDKSASAEAVSFQDLQNMSDSILMASENHEQRAQEQNEEILESKEDDTVSQEANESDIDNILGMDGKETKNDLNQNIDDSTKTDKLLCPSDLLKISKQAELEESNSINNVNTENDLETLASDPIMDILRPTSLSSRPIINILRPNSKSLVEHLNDFGTKLRQSIVQPAPLINPNDFNIFSTPSFNLPDLSALNTNIPTLDDIRTRVSEILDGLARTANDDDGSSELDSDDFASDVNPVQSASPSSSNPVSIFSPLKPLEDINLDIIQLKPLPSLLGSSSQTTDLPGLNLNRYKAKLAVPKSLDLKPLNLASTLGNNGGLVGTTLTIGPQKKKKTGTTQVKSHKNAQFVSSRGALNNNPTLADITSTMHKNALNLLNIPKNPNLQASNTVGNLAERIKSHAEDTVKSIHESMSPSALAEVHNNVLKNANNLLASGRKNLQNTLQTPSQIDSVVENLKSQTQNRIQHLHNTLNSPRAASDVLKNTNSILKSPKSSLDAAVDNLKAQSVHTFNNVKQTLDTSRLADLSESIHKGTQNILKSSAAINPTRNVLGSTMQAVPSIDEVTSNLRSHTQSTLRNIQQTLNTPTISDISTSIQKSAQQVLNSPITNNRPQMLKSTLQPTTSIDTVVDNLRSQTQNTMKTIQNSLNAPTLSDISTTVQKHAQNLLNSPVASTGRDAFKQVLQASSPINLTPHAEQVAKDLQRTLKATLRNSPIKDLPPLPHPNDVIQTLTDHHADINDKIYALHTDLNDRLESIHNEITDPARLRSILSPPGNMNFELFAIPLPMSSRSISVPKQERLILQAKQPVLASQRKQPKTASTVTKPRTENAKPNSMRGSKGSSPSKSFRMSSTASLPTQTRIERPTLSLTSKKSIKGLQELKKPVLPKLKPLTKNKVTITFGSTTQRPSLVGKSKGSPTTAKPKVSANKRFKPKPLVRQPTPWHGKGEVRTAPKRLGEPLTSPSKTAPTLRTPVKAKSAKPISKPIKIGTSRLSPESKLKPQSTSKPILKTTPRTLGRASAPSQLGLNKPKSPLLTKLTDALKSKPLSKLSQTPRARTEEMAPSASERFEKVVALEEPMKENVPYKCKMMCVKVDLNEE, encoded by the exons ATGTGGTGGAGGGCAGTTTTGGTTTTTAGTTTGGCGATAATAAACAAT ATATCAGCACAAGATGACAACAACGCTACTGAGACACAGACTACGTTGTGTTGCCCGTGTCCTCCCGGCGTCACTGGCGTCCCTGTGGACGCCGCGGCGTCTACTCTTGCTCCCGGAGCTGTGGCCGTGGCTCGCGGCGCGGACGGCGTGGACGGCGTGGACGACTGTCCGTGCCGCGCTCGCGACGCCGACTCCGAGGGCGCCGCATCGCTCTTCTTTCCTAACGCGGTCCGTTCTTTTGGGAATGTCATGAG ACCAGACCCCAAAGAGGAATCAAAGCCGCTTCTGCATCCGGAAGTCGGTCTCGCCTCATCTGTTCTGGAGACTCTTCGCGAGGCCACAGACGAAGAATATAGAGACGCCCTCGAAAGAGATGCTACCAGGACAGCCGTCGACGTGGCGTCACTAGCCGACCTCATCGATGGTACACCAGAGGAAGCCAGAAACGTAGTCACAGTAATAGTAAGTCCTCGAGACATGGATGACAGTGATGCCATACCTGAAGCATCTCACGTACAAGAAACTAGGTGTATACATTCCCTTTTAGGTAACTCTAAGAATTCTCTCAGTTATAGGACTCCAAGTAAAGGTTTGGAGGATATACTTAATTTACCTTTGCCAAGTGGTATGCTTCACCGACAACGTGACAGTGGTTTTGCTGCGAGTGATGTTCATGAAAGTGTAGTTACTGCAGATGATAATCTAAATACACTTTTACCTGGGCTTAAGTTAAAAGTAAAACCTAATTTGCTCAGTTTAGACCCTAAAACAATAActgaaaatattaacaatattttaagtgGTGCGAACTCAGAGAGTAATGAGATGGAAAATGCAGATACCAGAGACTCGTTGAGTGGTCAAATAAGTAGTGAAGTTTTTGAAGTGAATAATGATATACTcatggaaaataattttaaccgtCAGTCGGATAGGCAAAATGATTTAGATTGCAACACATCTCCTTCCATTAACCAAGAAACTATAGCTGATAAGAGCGCAAAATATACAGGTCCATTACAGTCTCTATTGTTTGGTCGAAATAATGATGAAAAACCAGGGTTATCTTTTCCTCTGAAAAATCTGCTTAAACTAAGGGACGTGGAATTGATTCCTTTGGATGTGCTGAACAATAaaccaaaaacaaaaattaatatacCTAGCTTAAAATTACATCCATTGCAAAAAACAGAAGCAAGACAGCCTGTCAAACTGACAACTAAGCCGTCTAAAATCACAACTGtcttaaacaaattaaataaatccaAGTCAGCCAATATACAAATTATACCAAAAAGAAAACCGGTAGCTACAGACATTTTAGACGCTGTTCCAAGTCCATCTGACGATAACTGTGTGAGACTGAAACCAGAAACCAATAAGTCAGTAGGAGTAGATATGGAGCAGCTGGAGGATTCACTGCTAGATTCTAGTACTGAAACAGGTGAAATTGGCAATGAGCGGGCCGATGACTTAATCGCTAAGAGTACAGATATTATAACTAGTAATAGCGCTGAAGTTGTACAATTAAAAAGCAGTGAAATCTTTCAAGATGAAGAAGTTGATGATTCGGAAGATTTTCATATCATAGATGATACACAAACGCTAGAAAGCGAGAGTGATACACAAATAATCTCTCAAGAAGATATAAGTGATGTTGCTCCCGGTTCTGTTGACTTAAGCGAAATAAACGAAGCAGAAGATAGAAGTAATTCTGTGCCAGTAATACTTCATCCACTTAAATCACTGGAGGAAATTAGAAGAAGTGTTGTAGAGGAATTGGAAGCTCTGCAAAAAAGTAACATAAATGCACTTGATAGCATAAAACACAACGTTGAAGAGATATCTCCTCTTGGAGACTCTGCCGAAACACGAAACCAAGGTTCTGAGGAAAACATTGACCAAATCTCTAACGTAGAATCAACATTCATATCTCCTACATCTGGTAATCCCATTGAAGAAGGATTACAAGATAAGAGTGCATCAGCGGAAGCAGTCAGTTTTCAAGATCTTCAAAATATGTCTGATTCTATTTTAATGGCAAGTGAAAATCATGAACAGAGAGCACAAGAGCAAAACGAAGAAATACTGGAATCGAAAGAAGACGATACCGTATCACAAGAAGCAAATGAAAGTGACATTGATAATATCCTTGGTATGGATGGAAAAGAAACCAAGAATGACCTTAATCAGAATATTGATGATAGCACTAAAACAGACAAATTATTATGCCCAAGCGATCTACTTAAGATATCCAAACAAGCTGAACTTGAAGAaagtaattcaataaataatgtaaatactgaAAACGACTTAGAAACTTTGGCAAGTGACCCAATAATGGATATACTTCGACCGACTTCATTATCTAGCAGACCAATTATCAATATACTTCGGCCCAATTCTAAATCCTTAGTTGAACATCTAAACGATTTCGGGACGAAATTGCGTCAAAGTATCGTGCAACCAGCGCCTTTGATAAACCCAAACGACTTCAATATATTTAGTACCCCTAGTTTCAATCTTCCAGATTTGTCTGCATTAAATACTAATATTCCTACTTTAGATGATATTAGAACAAGGGTCTCCGAAATTCTAGACGGTTTGGCTAGAACGGCGAACGACGACGATGGTTCTTCTGAATTAGACTCAGACGATTTTGCTTCAGACGTTAATCCTGTACAATCTGCTAGTCCAAGTTCTTCTAATCCTGTTTCTATTTTCTCACCTTTGAAACCATTGGAGGACATTAACTTAGATATCATTCAGTTAAAGCCTCTTCCGTCATTGCTAGGATCTAGTTCACAAACCACAGACCTGCCAGGGCTAAATTTGAATAGATATAAAGCTAAACTAGCAGTTCCCAAGTCGTTAGATTTGAAACCATTGAATTTGGCTTCAACATTAGGCAATAATGGTGGACTTGTTGGCACTACATTGACTATAGGTccacagaaaaaaaagaaaacgggTACAACTCAAGTAAAATCTCATAAAAATGCTCAATTTGTATCGTCTCGTGGTGCGTTAAATAATAATCCGACCTTAGCTGACATAACTTCAACCATGCATAAGAATGCATTGAATTTATTGAATATtcccaaaaatccaaatttacaAGCAAGTAATACAGTAGGGAACTTAGCTGAGAGAATAAAATCTCACGCAGAAGACACTGTAAAAAGTATTCATGAATCAATGAGTCCTTCTGCTTTAGCTGAAGTACACAATAATGTATTGAAGAATGCTAACAATTTGTTAGCTTCCGGCAGAAAAAACTTGCAAAACACTCTACAGACTCCTTCACAGATCGATTCTGTTGTAGAAAACCTTAAATCACAAACGCAAAATAGGATCCAACATCTACACAATACATTAAATTCTCCCAGAGCCGCTAGTGATGttctaaaaaatacaaatagtattttaaaatcACCGAAGAGTTCCTTGGATGCTGCAGTCGATAATCTTAAAGCTCAATCTGTACATACTTTTAATAACGTCAAGCAAACATTAGACACTTCAAGACTGGCTGACCTAAGTGAATCAATCCACAAAGGTACTCAAAACATTTTAAAGTCTTCTGCTGCTATAAATCCCACAAGAAATGTATTAGGGAGTACTATGCAAGCCGTGCCTTCTATAGATGAAGTAACAAGTAATCTTCGATCCCATACTCAAAGTACATTGAGAAACATTCAACAAACTTTAAATACACCAACTATATCTGATATTAGCACATCTATTCAGAAAAGTGCACAGCAAGTGTTGAATTCTCCAATAACGAACAACAGGCCACAAATGCTTAAAAGTACCTTACAGCCAACTACTTCAATAGATACAGTCGTTGATAATCTACGATCTCAAACTCAAAATACTATGAAAACTATTCAAAATTCTTTAAACGCCCCAACTCTCTCTGATATAAGTACAACAGTACAGAAGCACgcacaaaatttattaaattcacCAGTAGCTTCTACTGGGCGAGACGCTTTCAAGCAAGTATTACAAGCCAGTAGCCCAATCAACTTAACACCACATGCAGAACAGGTTGCAAAAGATTTACAGAGAACATTAAAAGCGACCCTCAGAAATAGTCCCATTAAAGACTTACCACCACTTCCTCATCCAAATGACGTAATTCAGACCTTAACCGATCATCACGCTGATATCAACGACAAGATATATGCTTTGCATACGGATTTAAATGATCGACTCGAATCGATTCACAATGAGATCACAGATCCTGCTAGGCTGCGATCTATTTTGTCCCCTCCTGGAAAtatgaattttgaattatttgcTATACCGTTACCTATGAGTTCCAGGAGTATAAGCGTACCAAAGCAAGAAAGGCTGATACTGCAAGCTAAGCAACCGGTACTTGCGTCACAAAGGAAACAGCCTAAAACAGCTTCTACCGTAACAAAACCAAGAACAGAAAACGCAAAGCCAAATTCTATGCGAGGTTCAAAAGGAAGCAGCCCTTCTAAATCCTTTAGAATGTCTTCTACAGCAAGCTTGCCGACCCAAACCCGTATAGAACGCCCGACTCTGTCACTAACCTCTAAAAAGTCAATCAAAGGCTTGCAAGAGCTAAAAAAGCCGGTTTTGCCAAAATTAAAacctttaacaaaaaataaagttacgaTCACTTTCGGTTCTACAACACAACGTCCAAGTCTTGTTGGTAAATCCAAGGGATCTCCAACGACTGCTAAACCAAAAGTGTCTGCTAACAAACGTTTCAAGCCTAAGCCACTTGTACGACAACCTACTCCATGGCATGGGAAGGGAGAGGTGAGAACCGCTCCGAAGCGTTTAGGCGAACCTTTAACATCTCCTAGCAAAACCGCTCCAACTCTCCGAACTCCTGTAAAAGCAAAATCAGCAAAACCAATTAGTAAACCAATCAAAATAGGAACGTCACGTTTGTCCCCTGAATCAAAACTTAAACCCCAGTCTACATCAAAACCAATTTTAAAAACAACTCCACGGACACTAGGTCGAGCGAGTGCTCCCAGTCAACTAGGTCTAAATAAGCCTAAAAGTCCTTTATTGACAAAATTAACGGATGCATTAAAGAGTAAACCTCTTAGCAAGTTGAGCCAGACCCCAAGAGCGAGAACTGAAGAAATGGCACCATCCGCCTCTGAACGTTTTGAAAAGGTCGTAGCTTTGGAGGAACCCATGAAAGAAAATGTTCCGTACAAATGTAAGATGATGTGTGTAAAAGTTGATTTAAACGAAGAATAG
- the LOC133529138 gene encoding putative glucosylceramidase 3: MASLIAVTIFTLITSGIVAADKPCAPRQIEKRSVVCVCNATYCDEITRAEPASGKYVAYTSSEAGSRFKKHEGEFTSYYKWNEGASHTLVIDLSKKRQTIEGFGGAVTDAAGIHWSNFSSARLQDYLINSYFGKNGLEYNMLRVPIGGCDFSTHFYAYNELPWNDGQLTNYTLAPEDFNYKIPMIQHIKEVATADIHIVATVWSPPKWMKTNEKPSGPGVIKNEFMQTYADYIAKFIREYKKHDIDVWAVTTTNEPQNAFLPFTRFQDLGWTPGKMGQWIINNLGPTIKNSSDINHVKILTVDDQRFTIPLWFNVMVAKHPEVLDWIDGIGVHWYTDKFTPAFILEETVKNHPDKFVIATEACEGSMPWQTEKVSLGDWSRAQSYIHDILEDLNYNLVGWIDWNLCLDKTGGPNWVKNFVDSPIIVFPENNEFVKQPMFYAMGHFSKWIPRGSVRLDVEEQKGLLEKSVDHVAFLTPRNTIVVVLHNTGNARNIRVQLGEEHTVLALEMASVTTLEFLAPSISS, from the exons ATGGCGTCGTTGATCGCCGTGACAATCTTCACGCTGATTACTTCGGGAATCGTCGCTGCTG ACAAACCATGTGCACCACGTCAGATAGAGAAAAGGTCCGTAGTGTGTGTGTGCAACGCGACCTATTGCGACGAGATCACACGAGCGGAGCCCGCGAGCGGCAAATACGTCGCCTACACTTCATCTGAG GCTGGATCGCGTTTCAAGAAACACGAAGGAGAGTTTACTTCGTACTACAAATGGA ATGAAGGAGCTTCGCATACTCTAGTAATAGATCTATCGAAGAAGAGGCAGACCATCGAAGGGTTCGGAGGCGCGGTTACGGACGCGGCCGGCATTCACTGGTCTAACTTCTCGTCTGCGCGTTTGCAAGACTATCTGATCAA TTCATATTTCGGCAAGAATGGCCTCGAATACAACATGCTGCGCGTACCCATCGGCGGCTGCGACTTTTCGACACACTTCTACGCGTATAACGAGCTGCCGTGGAACGACGGGCAGCTCACCAATTACACGCTTGCGCCGGAGGACTTCAACTATAAG ATCCCGATGATCCAGCATATCAAAGAAGTGGCCACGGCGGATATACACATCGTGGCCACGGTGTGGTCCCCACCGAAATGGATGAAGACCAACGAGAAGCCCTCAGGCCCCGGCGTAATCAAGAATGAATTCATGCAAACATATGCCGATTACATCGCGAA ATTCATACGTGAATATAAGAAGCACGATATCGACGTTTGGGCTGTCACCACTACCAATGAGCCTCAGAACGCGTTTTTACCATTCACGAGATTCCAAGATTTGGGATGGACACCTGGAAAAATG GGCCAGTGGATTATTAACAACTTGGGGCCTACGATAAAGAACTCCTCTGATATTAACCACGTGAAGATTCTGACAGTAGATGACCAGAGGTTCACTATTCCATTATGGTTTAATGTG ATGGTAGCGAAGCATCCAGAAGTATTGGACTGGATCGACGGTATAGGCGTGCACTGGTACACCGACAAATTCACGCCTGCTTTCATACTCGAGGAAACCGTCAAGAACCACCCAGATAAGTTCGTCATTGCTACTGAAGCCTGCGAAG GCTCTATGCCTTGGCAGACGGAAAAAGTGTCACTCGGAGACTGGTCACGTGCCCAGTCCTACATCCATGACATCTTGGAA GACCTCAACTACAACCTTGTCGGCTGGATCGACTGGAACCTTTGCCTGGACAAGACAGGCGGACCCAACTGGGTCAAGAACTTCGTGGACTCCCCTATCATCGTGTTCCCCGAGAATAACGAGTTTGTGAAGCAGCCCATGTTTTACGCTATGGGACACTTCTCCAAGTGGATCCCGAGGGGTTCCGTGAGGCTGGACGTGGAGGAACAGAAGGGTCTGTTGGAGAAGTCGGTTGATCACGTCGCGTTCTTGACTCCCAGGAATACTATTGTTGTCGTTCTTCATAACAC GGGCAACGCCCGCAACATCCGCGTGCAGTTAGGCGAAGAACACACCGTTCTCGCTCTGGAGATGGCTTCTGTTACCACACTGGAGTTCCTGGCTCCTTCTATCTCATCGTAG
- the LOC133529139 gene encoding cyclin-dependent kinase 1 isoform X2 — MEEARLFLIFEFLSMDLKKYMDSLGSGRMMSPNIVKSYLYQINSAILYCHQRRILHRDLKPQNLLIDQTGIIKVADFGLGRAFGVPVRVYTHEVVTLWYRAPEVLLGSQRYSCPVDIWSLGCIFSEMSSKKPLFQGDSEIDQLFRIFRMLRTPTEEIWPGVTSLPDYKPTFPNWNTFNLYNHVPNLDQVGMDLLRKMLVYDPMKRISAKDARRHRYFRDVRLPPGLRAPDAPPGDGAVASL, encoded by the exons ATGGAGGAGGCCCGGCTGTTCCTCATCTTTGAGTTCCTCTCCATGGACCTCAAGAAATACATGGACTCCCTTGGCTCCGGGAgg ATGATGAGCCCTAACATAGTGAAGAGCTACCTGTATCAGATCAACAGTGCTATCCTGTACTGCCACCAGCGAAGAATCCTGCATCGTGACTTGAAACCACAGAATCTACTTATTGACCAGACTGGTATCATAAAG GTGGCGGACTTCGGGCTGGGGCGCGCGTTCGGCGTGCCGGTGCGCGTGTACACGCACGAGGTGGTCACGCTGTGGTACCGCGCGCCCGAGGTGCTGCTCGGCAGCCAGAG GTACTCGTGCCCAGTTGACATATGGTCACTCGGCTGCATCTTCTCCGAAATGTCCTCCAAGAAACCACTGTTCCAAGGCGATTCTGAAATAGACCAGCTTTTCCGAATCTTTAG AATGTTGCGCACACCCACGGAGGAGATCTGGCCCGGCGTCACGTCGCTGCCGGACTACAAGCCCACCTTCCCCAACTGGAACACTTTTAACCTATACAACCAT GTACCAAACCTAGACCAGGTGGGCATGGACCTCCTCCGCAAGATGCTGGTGTACGACCCGATGAAGCGCATCAGCGCCAAGGACGCGCGCCGCCACCGCTACTTCCGCGACGTGCGCCTCCCGCCCGGCCTGCGCGCGCCCGACGCGCCGCCCGGCGACGGCGCCGTGGCCAGTCTGTGA
- the LOC133529139 gene encoding cyclin-dependent kinase 1 isoform X1, with amino-acid sequence MEDFIKIEKIGEGTYGVVYKGKNKVTGQFVAMKKIRLEADDEGIPSTAIREISLLKELNHPNIVKLEDVLMEEARLFLIFEFLSMDLKKYMDSLGSGRMMSPNIVKSYLYQINSAILYCHQRRILHRDLKPQNLLIDQTGIIKVADFGLGRAFGVPVRVYTHEVVTLWYRAPEVLLGSQRYSCPVDIWSLGCIFSEMSSKKPLFQGDSEIDQLFRIFRMLRTPTEEIWPGVTSLPDYKPTFPNWNTFNLYNHVPNLDQVGMDLLRKMLVYDPMKRISAKDARRHRYFRDVRLPPGLRAPDAPPGDGAVASL; translated from the exons atggaaGACTTCATTAAGATAGAGAAAATTGGTGAAGGTACTTATGGTGTGGTGTACAAAGGAAAAAACAAAGTGACCGGCCAGTTTGTGGCTATGAAGAAAATTAGGTTGGAGGCCGATGATGAAGGCATACCCTCTACCGCAATCAG AGAAATATCGCTACTTAAGGAACTTAATCACCCGAACATTGTGAAACTGGAAGATGTGCTCATGGAGGAGGCCCGGCTGTTCCTCATCTTTGAGTTCCTCTCCATGGACCTCAAGAAATACATGGACTCCCTTGGCTCCGGGAgg ATGATGAGCCCTAACATAGTGAAGAGCTACCTGTATCAGATCAACAGTGCTATCCTGTACTGCCACCAGCGAAGAATCCTGCATCGTGACTTGAAACCACAGAATCTACTTATTGACCAGACTGGTATCATAAAG GTGGCGGACTTCGGGCTGGGGCGCGCGTTCGGCGTGCCGGTGCGCGTGTACACGCACGAGGTGGTCACGCTGTGGTACCGCGCGCCCGAGGTGCTGCTCGGCAGCCAGAG GTACTCGTGCCCAGTTGACATATGGTCACTCGGCTGCATCTTCTCCGAAATGTCCTCCAAGAAACCACTGTTCCAAGGCGATTCTGAAATAGACCAGCTTTTCCGAATCTTTAG AATGTTGCGCACACCCACGGAGGAGATCTGGCCCGGCGTCACGTCGCTGCCGGACTACAAGCCCACCTTCCCCAACTGGAACACTTTTAACCTATACAACCAT GTACCAAACCTAGACCAGGTGGGCATGGACCTCCTCCGCAAGATGCTGGTGTACGACCCGATGAAGCGCATCAGCGCCAAGGACGCGCGCCGCCACCGCTACTTCCGCGACGTGCGCCTCCCGCCCGGCCTGCGCGCGCCCGACGCGCCGCCCGGCGACGGCGCCGTGGCCAGTCTGTGA